The Anopheles coluzzii chromosome 2, AcolN3, whole genome shotgun sequence genome window below encodes:
- the LOC120947233 gene encoding cadherin-87A isoform X2, which yields MLPRWKVFVLFVTIGLLVVPCHCNLPPVFTQDMNNLALSEQTPVGAVVYKLEGYDPEGGNVSFGLIGSDNFIADPISGDVQVIKELDREAQDTLSFSVSIRDRVSATGIESENDNIVNVPITIIVLDENDNPPEFQNVPYETEVLENALPGTTIFDGILVTDRDTVGENLDVSCIPQPQNPDACEKFAIEVTDSQQDRLTAAVVLKQPLDYNERMIYQVLLDASDGLYNASAGLEIHVRDVQNAPPVFQGSLAAVINEDSPIGTLVMVIQARDGDRGQPRKIVYELVTNPMDYFLLDKHTGELRTAKPLDKEALPDDTGLIILTVKAREVVDGVPGNDNLTVASTQASITIRDVNDSPPMFNKTEYFVSLSENTAPGTPLPLEISVRDPDVGENAEFALRLNDVSNVFDVEPKLVTGSSQISIRVANGTLDYENPNQRKFIVLLIAEETKTNPKLSSTATLTVAITDANDNRPTFEQDSYSTTVSETAHPGQLITTITAKDLDSGLYGDQGIRYSLSGTGSELFSVDAITGAISVADCPGSGVERTAGEMQPVAGQLVRRRRRQIPTRSDLQHEQHQNASARGIEYMTYRIVNSGESNEYHDVNVIAPPTISTLYDSFETTTLEQQQQLVEELALPTTVRIEPLLTNDIQHPRQSDGPGKAPCLDYETQSVYYLSYRATDDEGRGQTSVVSVRISLLDANDSPPVCESPLYRASVDEGATAFEPPLIIRARDPDVVSEINYRIIGNEAVTRHFEIDKRTGQLTISKTVALDVNHLRSENVFFGVEATDGLYTTLCNVNITIRDVNNHAPQFARENYLTSIEENFPIGTVVERLQAIDLDTGINAEIRYRIQQGSFDDFAIDNRTGVVSIARKLDYDRRNTYQMEIVASDSGTPSLSGTTMLTVSIINSNDKAPYFTPTTQRAEVSEDAPIGTLVHTLVAVDPDVASSESLDYAATEPITAVDKNGKEVGEMEDFKDMFMIDRSGKVFVNRRLLRDSFAVIRITVLVTDTTAPSIQQGEGLLIITITDVNEEPPLFAPPWTPENPHYHYQVVEEQPIGTILTTVQATDADSTIAEYRMTESSFFEIHNTTGLLRSIARIDYEATPVIKFNVSVIDTGVPQLTSTAQITVEVVNTNDNDPEFEQPEYTLQVRENSPVGTLVGMVRARDADAGLYGQLTYTIVGDHSGNFVIDPDTGAITVHNASALDRETEQEASLTAIATDRAPEGMRRSTTVPVQIRVLDENDNGPTFTQQIYHATVAENAALHPPAAILQVMATDPDEGAAGDVKYAILSDNVGGIFRLDANSGILYPGASLIGKSGQYRIDIEARDGLGSGPHNDAATIVIEIQSINQHRPVFIMPALYNATVEIPENLASPDYLVMTVKATDNDSGSNGKVLYYLQVNSANVQETDEFSINEMSGELRIRRQLDRKRQSRYELILVARDQGTPAWFETLRFLTVLLVDVNENYPEFPDASNPYKFFITENGARDVRIGKIQAFLDSPNPSIFYYMLVGNEDGAFYVDKTSGDLYTNRSVDREENDLYVLYVLASKQSDLYVSEHERALLSMDQLERNATIAKVWVHVLDVNDNAPVFKRDVYYAGISSKASINELVTIVNATDRDLGVNATLDLFIRGSYLYKYGATKTTGSIVPSPFAISKDGRVVTANYMAEYNQDRFVLEIVAKEIESPEREAVTRVHVWIFNPEQLVRMILSRPPSEVHQDRDEIVSELGNATQRLIIVDEIRYHVDSLGRIRMDWCDMYFHAVDMSTQMIVPVEEILREIDAKYDFLQDYNAGFSIMNVVPAYATTVQDEFDLALAALIALLIVLFVGAVSFIVLCCCLKHWSITIPSETRRKDALIKKQIIEDLNTTENPLWIEQKLKLYEEQELTMQVFSEPEMSQQQSMNHSNSTNSSQDPPSQLSLTLGLDHHHQLHHHQQSAAHQQRRDSYDLSQAGDNTYATIQPRNYGTSNLSTVLGSSLAPPGALSSSGVTSPSATSSSEVADYATLRNSRAPSLFEFRGSTFQVQQPGGTDQPDYVTELM from the exons GCTCAGGATACGCTGTCCTTCTCCGTTTCGATTCGGGACCGTGTCAGCGCAACCGGCATCGAGTCCGAGAATGACAACATAGTTAACGTTCCGATCACCATCATCGTGCTGGACGAGAATGATAACCCGCCGGAGTTTCAGAAT GTACCGTACGAGACGGAGGTGCTGGAGAATGCCCTACCAGGAACGACCATTTTCGACGGCATCCTGGTGACGGACCGGGACACCGTTGGCGAGAACCTGGACGTGTCGTGCATTCCGCAGCCCCAGAATCCGGACGCGTGCGAAAAGTTTGCGATCGAGGTGACGGACAGCCAGCAGGACCGGCTGACGGCGGCGGTCGTGCTGAAGCAACCGCTCGACTACAACGAGCGCATGATCTACCAGGTGCTGCTGGACGCCAGCGACGGGCTGTACAATGCCTCGGCCGGGCTGGAGATACACGTCCGGGACGTGCAGAACGCGCCGCCCGTGTTTCAGGGCTCGCTGGCAGCCGTCATCAACGAGGACAGCCCGATCGGCACGCTCGTGATGGTGATACAGGCGCGGGACGGCGACCGGGGCCAGCCGCGCAAGATTGTGTACGAGCTGGTGACGAACCCGATGGACTACTTCCTGCTGGACAAACACACGGGCGAGCTGCGGACAGCGAAGCCCCTCGACAAGGAAGCGCTGCCGGACGATACCGGGCTGATCATACTGACGGTGAAGGCGCGCGAAGTGGTGGACGGTGTGCCGGGCAACGACAATCTGACCGTCGCCAGCACGCAAGCATCCATCACGATTCGCGACGTTAACGACTCCCCGCCGATGTTCAACAAAACCGAGTACTTTGTGTCACTGTCGGAAAACACGGCCCCGGGCACGCCACTGCCGCTCGAGATTAGCGTGCGCGATCCGGACGTGGGGGAGAATGCAGAGTTTGCGCTGCGCCTGAACGACGTCTCGAACGTGTTCGACGTGGAGCCGAAGCTGGTAACCGGCTCGTCGCAGATCAGCATCCGCGTCGCCAACGGTACGCTCGACTACGAAAATCCAAACCAGCGCAAGTTTATCGTGCTGCTGATAGCGGAAGAAACGAAAACCAACCCCAAGCTATCGTCGACGGCCACGCTGACCGTGGCAATAACGGATGCGAACGACAACAGGCCCACGTTTGAGCAGGACTCGTACTCGACCACCGTATCGGAGACGGCCCATCCGGGGCAGCTGATAACGACGATCACGGCGAAAGATCTCGACTCGGGCCTGTACGGGGACCAGGGCATACGGTACTCGCTGTCCGGTACGGGCTCGGAGCTGTTCAGCGTGGACGCGATAACGGGTGCCATCTCGGTGGCCGATTGTCCCGGCAGCGGTGTCGAACGTACCGCCGGCGAGATGCAACCGGTAGCCGGCCAGCTCGTTCGGCGACGGCGGCGCCAAATACCGACCCGGTCCGATCTGCAGCACGAGCAGCACCAGAACGCATCGGCCCGGGGCATCGAGTACATGACGTATCGCATTGTCAACAGTGGCGAATCGAACGAGTACCACGACGTGAACGTAATAGCACCGCCGACAATATCAACACTCTACGATAGCTTCGAAACGACCAcactggagcagcagcagcagctggtggAGGAGCTGGCCCTACCGACTACGGTTCGCATCGAGCCGCTGCTCACGAACGATATACAGCACCCGCGGCAATCGGACGGCCCCGGCAAGGCACCCTGCCTCGACTACGAAACACAATCGGTGTACTACCTTTCGTACCGGGCGACCGACGACGAGGGCCGGGGACAAACGTCGGTCGTATCGGTGCGGATCAGCCTGCTCGATGCGAACGATTCGCCGCCGGTCTGTGAAAGCCCCCTGTACCGGGCGTCGGTCGACGAGGGTGCGACAGCGTTCGAGCCACCGCTCATCATTAGGGCCCGGGATCCGGACGTCGTTTCCGAAATCAACTACCG CATCATCGGCAACGAGGCCGTCACACGGCATTTCGAAATCGATAAACGCACCGGTCAGCTGACGATATCGAAAACGGTTGCGCTCGATGTGAACCACCTAAGGTCGGAAAATGTGTTCTTTGGCGTCGAG GCTACCGATGGGCTGTACACGACGCTCTGCAATGTGAACATCACCATCCGAGACGTTAATAACCACGCACCGCAGTTTGCTCGGGAAAACTATCTCACCTCGATCGAGGAAAACTTTCCAATCG GCACCGTAGTGGAGCGACTGCAAGCGATCGATTTGGATACAGGAATCAATGCGGAGATCAg GTATCGCATTCAGCAGGGTAGCTTTGATGATTTCGCGATCGACAATAGGACCGGTGTCGTTAGCATTGCCCGCAAGCTGGACTACGATCGACGCAACACGTACCAGATGGAGATTGTGGCGTCCGACTCCGGCACACCCAGCCTGTCCGGCACGACGATGCTGACGGTCAGCATTATCAACAGCAACGATAAGGCGCCCTACTTTACGCCGACCACGCAACGGGCGGAGGTGAGCGAAGATGCACCGATCGGGACGCTGGTGCATACGCTGGTCGCCGTCGATCCGGACGTGGCATCGAGCGAGTCGCTGGACTATGCGGCCACCGAGCCAATCACCGCGGTGGACAAGAACGGCAAGGAGGTGGGCGAGATGGAAGACTTCAAGGATATGTTTATGATCGATCGTTCCGGCAAGGTGTTTGTGAATCGACGCTTGCTGCGGGACAGCTTTGCG GTCATACGCATCACGGTACTCGTGACCGATACGACGGCACCATCCATCCAACAGGGCGAAGGACTTCTCATCATCACGATTACGGACGTTAATGAAGAGCCACCG CTGTTCGCACCACCGTGGACACCGGAGAACCCGCACTATCACTACCAGGTGGTCGAGGAGCAACCGATCGGTACCATCCTGACGACGGTGCAAGCAACAGATGCCGACTCGACGATTGCCGAATACCGGATGACGGAAAGCAGCTTTTTCGAGATCCACAACACCACAG GGCTGCTGCGGAGCATCGCACGTATCGACTACGAGGCGACGCCGGTGATAAAGTTCAACGTGTCCGTCATCGATACCGGCGTGCCGCAGCTAACCTCCACCGCCCAGATCACGGTCGAGGTGGTCAACACGAACGACAACGATCCGGAGTTCGAGCAGCCCGAGTACACGCTGCAGGTGCGGGAAAACAGCCCCGTCGGCACGCTGGTCGGCATGGTGCGGGCCCGCGACGCCGATGCCGGCCTGTACGGCCAGCTGACGTACACGATCGTGGGCGATCACAGTGGCAACTTTGTGATCGATCCGGACACCGGCGCCATCACCGTGCACAACGCGTCGGCGCTCGATCGGGAGACGGAGCAGGAGGCGAGCCTGACCGCGATTGCGACGGACCGAGCGCCGGAGGGCATGCGGCGGTCGACCACGGTCCCGGTGCAGATCCGCGTGCTGGACGAGAACGATAATGGGCCCACCTTTACGCAGCAGATCTATCACGCGACGGTGGCGGAGAATGCAGCGCTCCATCCGCCGGCTGCGATTTTGCAG GTAATGGCCACCGATCCGGACGAGGGAGCAGCAGGAGACGTCAAGTACGCCATCCTTTCGGACAATGTGGGCGGCATTTTCCGGCTGGACGCGAACTCGGGCATCCTCTACCCGGGGGCCAGCCTAATAGGGAAAAGTG GTCAGTACCGCATCGATATTGAGGCGCGCGACGGATTAGGCTCGGGACCGCACAACGACGCAGCCACAATAGTGATCGAAATCCAGAGTATCAATCAGCATCGGCCCGTGTTCATCATGCCGGCACTCTACAATGCCACGGTGGAAATACCGGAG AATCTTGCTTCGCCCGATTACTTGGTGATGACTGTCAAGGCGACTGATAACGATTCGGGTTCGAATGGAAAAGTTCTCTACTACCTTCAG GTCAACAGCGCAAACGTGCAGGAGACGGACGAGTTTAGCATCAACGAGATGTCGGGCGAGCTGCGCATCCGCCGCCAGCTCGATCGTAAGCGCCAGTCCCGGTACGAGCTGATCCTGGTCGCCCGTGACCAAGGTACGCCGGCGTGGTTCGAAACGCTCCGCTTCCTCACGGTGCTGCTGGTCGATGTGAACGAGAACTATCCCGAGTTTCCGGACGCATCGAATCCGTACAAATTTTTCATCACCGAAAATGGAGCGCGCGATGTGCGGATCGGCAAGATCCAGGCGTTCCTGGACAGTCCCAACCCGTCCATCTTCTACTACATGCTGGTCGGCAACGAGGACGGTGCGTTCTACGTGGACAAAACGAGCGGTGACCTGTACACGAACCGGTCCGTCGATCGGGAAGAGAACGACCTGTACGTGCTGTACGTGCTGGCGAGCAAGCAGTCCGACCTGTACGTTAGCGAGCACGAGCGGGCCCTCCTGTCGATGGACCAGCTGGAGCGGAACGCAACCATCGCGAAGGTGTGGGTGCACGTGCTGGACGTCAACGACAATGCGCCCGTGTTCAAGCGGGACGTGTATTACGCCGGCATCAGCTCGAAAGCTTCGATCAACGAGCTCGTCACGATCGTCAATGCGACCGATCGGGATCTGGGCGTGAACGCGACGCTGGATCTGTTCATACGCGGCTCGTACCTGTACAAGTACGGCGCTACCAAGACGACGGGCAGCATTGTGCCGAGCCCGTTCGCCATCTCGAAGGACGGGCGTGTCGTAACGGCCAACTATATGGCGGAGTACAACCAGGACCGGTTTGTGCTGGAGATTGTCGCGAAGGAGATCGAATCGCCGGAGCGGGAGGCGGTCACCCGCGTGCACGTGTGGATTTTCAACCCGGAGCAGCTAGTGCGCATGATACTGTCCCGGCCTCCGTCCGAGGTGCATCAGGATCGGGACGAGATTGTGTCGGAGCTGGGCAATGCGACGCAGCGGCTTATCATCGTGGATGAGATCCGATATCATGTGGACAGTCTAGGGCGCATACGCATGGATTGGTGCGATATGTACTTCCACGCGGTTGACATGAGCACGCAGATGATCGTACCGGTGGAGGAGATCTTGCGGGAGATCGATGCCAAATATGATTTCCTACAG GATTACAATGCTGGCTTCTCGATAATGAATGTGGTGCCAGCGTACGCTACCACGGTGCAGGATGAGTTTGATTTGGCACTGGCGGCGTTGATTGCACTGCTGATTGTGCTGTTTGTTGGTGCGGTTAGTTTTATTgtactctgctgctgcttgaagCACTG GTCGATCACGATACCGAGTGAAACGAGAAGAAAGGATGCGCTGATCAAAAAGCAAATCATAGAAGACTTAAACACCACCGAAAATCCACTGTGGATTGAGCA GAAGCTAAAGCTCTACGAGGAGCAGGAACTAACGATGCAGGTATTCTCCGAGCCGGAGATGTCGCAGCAGCAGTCCATGAACCACTCGaacagcaccaacagctcACAGGATCCTCCCTCGCAGCTTTCGCTTACGCTCGGGCTcgaccatcaccatcagctgcaccaccatcagcagtcGGCGGCGCACCAGCAGCGAAGGGACTCGTACGATCTGTCGCAGGCCGGTGACAACACGTACGCTACCATCCAGCCGCGCAACTACGGCACCAGCAACCTCAGCACGGTGCTGGGCAGCTCGCTGGCACCGCCCGGTGCCTTAAGCTCGTCCGGTGTTACCAGCCCCAGTGCGACGAGCTCGAGCGAGGTGGCCGATTACGCGACGTTGCGCAACAGTCGGGCCCCTTCG CTGTTCGAGTTCCGTGGCTCCACGTTTCAGGTGCAACAACCGGGCGGCACGGATCAACCGGATTATGTGACGGAGCTTATGTAG